The sequence GCAGGGCGTCGTCGATCGCGTGGTCATGGATGCGCTGGGCGAGGGCTTCGATGATGGGCGGCGAGCTTTCGGGGCCGCGGTATTGCGCGAAGTGCCGGTAAATGCGCCCGTCGAGTGTGTCGTGGAGAAAGCTGCCGAGTTTGCCGGGCACATAGCCTTCCATCAATTCGCTCGGCGCGTACAGGGTGGCGCGATAGGGTCGATAGGGCAAAGCGGGTAATCGCGGAAAGACGATACCACCGGTGTCGACGATGTGGTCCAGGGCGTTGGGCGTGAGGTGGCAGCCGAGGAAAAACGCCCCGGTGGCCGGCACGCGTCGCAGTTCGGCATCGAGGGAAGTCAGATCGACATTTTGGATGACGACATCAAGCAGGGTACCGTGGTCGGCCAGATGGCGTCGCAGGGCGTCGGCGTTTTGAAATTCGATCAACAAGACACGCTTTCTATTCGTCGTTGCAGCGATAGCATACGCCGAAGAGGAACAATTCGTGGGAATCCACCGAAAATCCGGGTGGGGCGAGTTTACTCTCGTCGATGGGGCAACCGGGGAAGTCGAAAAGCTTCCGGCAGCGGCGGCAGTAAAAATGATGGTGGTGATCGATCCCGGCGCGCTCGTAGAGTGTCCCGAGTTCGGGCACCGGCACCTCGACGATTTCGCCTTCGCCGATCAGTAACTTCAGGTTGCGGTAGACGGTGGCGATGCCCAATTGCGGCACTTTACTTTGGGCAAATTCGTGAACTTCCTCGACCCGTAACGGCCGCGGATTCTCCAAAAACACCGCACGAATAGCGTCCCGCTGTCTCGTTTTTCGCTGCAATTGGTTACTCCTACAACACTAAACATAGCGAATACCACGCGTCATACAAGAGCGGCGCGGGAAAACAACCGCGCCGAGCCGGAGCTTGATAACACCACGGCTGCGTTGCCGGGCATCGATTTGTCGGCCTGAGGCGCGGCTAGAAGATCTCGCTGGCGGCGAAAAAATAGGCGATTTCCTCTGCGGCGGTC comes from Candidatus Lernaella stagnicola and encodes:
- a CDS encoding transcriptional repressor, translating into MQRKTRQRDAIRAVFLENPRPLRVEEVHEFAQSKVPQLGIATVYRNLKLLIGEGEIVEVPVPELGTLYERAGIDHHHHFYCRRCRKLFDFPGCPIDESKLAPPGFSVDSHELFLFGVCYRCNDE